In Novosphingobium sp. MMS21-SN21R, a single genomic region encodes these proteins:
- a CDS encoding WecB/TagA/CpsF family glycosyltransferase, producing MLKRFDSETYFDQPEARLSPAVRRKPFGDTLRKAPRTRLFGLELMVSTRAHVADELVAMAKAGECATVQFINAHCVNVAQSNRTYREVLDRADFLLPDGSGMAIAARLAGTALGENLNGTDLFPELCRSAAECGQSIFLLGGKPGIAAAAAQAMQERYPALNVAGTRHGYWNTSEEDRVVAEINASGAAIVLVGLGVPTQEIWIDRIRDRLMARVVMGVGGLFDYYSGSIPRAPAALRKLGCEWIWRLAQEPRRLFVRYVLGNPLFLTAAAIHAWHARDLSGRASLALKHGVDRVAAALALLLLAPLFLLVGVAIRLEDGGPVFFRQTRIGANGRPFRMWKFRSMVIDAEARLAAIRERSERDDTCFKMKRDPRVTRVGAALRRLSLDELPQLINIFAGDMSVVGPRPALPREVVGYQPDARARLLGKPGLTCTWQVGGRADIPFEQQVELDVRYLRSRSMLADLALILRTVPAVITARGAY from the coding sequence ATGCTCAAACGTTTTGATTCCGAGACTTACTTCGACCAGCCAGAAGCCCGCCTCTCGCCCGCCGTCCGGCGCAAGCCATTCGGCGACACCCTTCGCAAGGCACCGCGTACCCGTCTGTTCGGGCTTGAACTGATGGTCTCGACCAGAGCCCATGTTGCCGACGAACTGGTCGCCATGGCCAAAGCCGGAGAATGCGCCACGGTCCAGTTCATCAACGCGCATTGCGTCAACGTCGCGCAGAGCAACCGCACTTACCGCGAGGTTCTGGATCGCGCCGACTTTCTACTGCCCGATGGCAGCGGCATGGCGATTGCGGCCCGTCTTGCGGGAACCGCGCTTGGTGAGAACCTGAACGGGACCGACTTGTTTCCCGAACTTTGTCGCAGCGCCGCCGAGTGCGGCCAATCGATCTTCCTTCTGGGCGGGAAGCCGGGCATCGCAGCGGCAGCCGCGCAGGCCATGCAGGAGCGCTACCCTGCACTTAATGTCGCGGGGACCCGCCACGGTTACTGGAACACGAGCGAGGAAGACCGCGTCGTGGCCGAGATCAATGCCTCCGGCGCCGCCATCGTTCTCGTCGGGCTTGGCGTGCCGACGCAGGAAATCTGGATCGACCGTATCCGCGATCGCCTGATGGCACGTGTCGTGATGGGTGTGGGCGGCTTGTTCGACTATTATTCGGGATCGATCCCGCGCGCGCCCGCCGCGCTGCGCAAGCTGGGTTGCGAATGGATCTGGCGTCTGGCGCAAGAACCGCGCCGCCTGTTCGTGCGTTATGTGCTCGGTAATCCGCTGTTCCTGACCGCAGCGGCGATCCATGCCTGGCATGCGCGCGATCTGTCCGGCCGTGCGTCGCTAGCACTCAAGCACGGGGTCGATCGCGTCGCGGCCGCGCTGGCGCTGCTGCTGCTGGCACCGCTGTTCCTGCTGGTTGGCGTGGCAATCCGCCTTGAGGACGGTGGGCCGGTGTTCTTCCGCCAGACCCGGATCGGCGCAAACGGTCGGCCGTTCAGGATGTGGAAGTTCCGCTCGATGGTGATCGATGCCGAGGCCCGGCTGGCCGCCATCCGCGAACGGTCCGAGCGCGACGACACCTGCTTCAAGATGAAGCGCGACCCCCGCGTCACTCGGGTGGGTGCCGCCCTTCGCCGCTTGTCGCTGGATGAACTGCCCCAACTGATCAATATCTTCGCCGGCGACATGTCGGTCGTCGGACCCCGCCCGGCTTTGCCCCGCGAGGTCGTGGGTTATCAGCCTGATGCCCGCGCGCGTTTGCTGGGCAAGCCCGGCCTCACCTGCACCTGGCAGGTCGGCGGGCGCGCAGACATTCCGTTCGAGCAGCAGGTCGAACTGGACGTGCGCTACTTGCGCTCGCGCTCGATGCTGGCAGATCTGGCACTGATCTTGCGCACGGTGCCTGCGGTGATCACCGCGCGCGGCGCCTATTGA
- a CDS encoding O-antigen ligase domain-containing protein translates to MAASTDPAPNAAERLIAFTIGGSYWLWLVGGLYMAGPVLGWVLAAMAARACYLAPALPEAERPGTLPIQLWAWLLGMGAMLGILLIAHGNFSLGAGQTIKSSVGWAKGWALLGLFPFAGYVLPIRLSVVARAVCRLGRQTLILMPLFLAAPFIHLPAILWVSPLKVLGGASDEFFAVVLYTIDPEVGVARWQFFAPWSPAAGMVAMIHFLIVREERAPGWRWTGYIASVLMAVLSQSRMALVALAIIIPITMVAGRLGKARTWFAFAPITLLVGWLLPQIAALGEQASSGFNGARASSSRVRATLGRIAVERWQHEAYWFGHGIVERGPHLVEYMPIGSHHSWFGLLYVKGLLGVISLGIPMIASLIGCVIAATRGRYGRLALSMVLTYWLYSFGENLEVLTYISWPALLVLGIGLRVQARPETADC, encoded by the coding sequence ATGGCTGCGTCAACCGATCCTGCGCCGAATGCTGCAGAACGCCTGATCGCGTTCACGATCGGCGGGAGCTATTGGCTCTGGCTGGTCGGTGGACTGTATATGGCCGGCCCGGTGCTGGGCTGGGTGCTTGCGGCCATGGCTGCCCGCGCCTGCTATCTTGCGCCTGCCTTGCCCGAAGCCGAGCGGCCCGGCACCCTGCCGATCCAGCTGTGGGCATGGCTGCTGGGCATGGGCGCGATGCTGGGTATCCTGCTGATTGCGCATGGCAACTTCAGCCTGGGGGCCGGCCAGACGATAAAGTCTTCGGTGGGATGGGCGAAAGGATGGGCCTTGCTCGGGCTGTTCCCGTTCGCGGGCTATGTCCTGCCTATCCGGCTGAGTGTGGTGGCGCGGGCTGTGTGCCGCCTTGGACGCCAGACGCTGATCCTTATGCCGCTGTTCCTTGCCGCGCCTTTCATCCACTTGCCCGCGATCCTGTGGGTCTCTCCGCTAAAGGTTCTTGGCGGCGCAAGCGACGAATTCTTCGCCGTCGTGCTCTATACGATCGATCCCGAAGTCGGTGTTGCCCGCTGGCAGTTCTTCGCGCCGTGGTCTCCGGCGGCCGGCATGGTGGCCATGATCCATTTCCTGATCGTGCGCGAGGAGCGCGCACCGGGCTGGCGTTGGACAGGCTATATCGCCAGCGTGCTGATGGCTGTGCTTTCGCAATCTCGCATGGCACTGGTCGCACTGGCCATCATCATCCCTATCACCATGGTGGCAGGCAGGCTGGGCAAGGCGCGCACCTGGTTCGCATTCGCGCCGATCACGCTGCTGGTCGGCTGGCTGCTCCCGCAGATTGCGGCTCTGGGTGAGCAAGCCTCGAGCGGCTTCAACGGCGCACGCGCCTCGTCATCGCGGGTCCGGGCGACGCTGGGCCGCATCGCGGTGGAGCGGTGGCAGCACGAGGCCTACTGGTTTGGCCACGGGATTGTCGAGCGCGGGCCGCATCTGGTCGAATACATGCCCATCGGCAGCCACCACAGCTGGTTCGGCCTGCTCTACGTGAAGGGCCTTCTGGGGGTGATATCCCTGGGCATTCCCATGATTGCCTCGCTGATCGGGTGTGTGATCGCGGCAACCCGGGGCCGCTACGGAAGGCTCGCGCTGTCGATGGTCCTGACTTACTGGCTCTATAGTTTCGGCGAAAACCTTGAGGTTCTCACCTATATTTCATGGCCAGCACTGCTGGTTTTGGGCATCGGATTGCGCGTTCAGGCGCGGCCAGAGACGGCGGATTGCTGA
- a CDS encoding Hpt domain-containing protein, translated as MDLIDAELTLSQFEALPSEIVAQLGEAIGADLREWGKRLLEAVAADDPDAIRRARHSLKGICGNFGASAVMQMAEGDLHSVAARTRFDDCIEATITAVLAIAAPLIPQ; from the coding sequence ATGGACCTGATTGATGCCGAACTGACCCTGAGCCAGTTTGAGGCGCTTCCCTCCGAGATCGTTGCCCAACTGGGCGAAGCGATCGGAGCGGATCTGCGCGAATGGGGCAAGCGCCTGCTCGAAGCCGTGGCTGCAGATGATCCCGACGCCATCCGGCGCGCGCGCCATTCGCTCAAGGGCATTTGCGGCAACTTCGGTGCCAGTGCCGTCATGCAAATGGCCGAAGGTGACCTGCACAGTGTCGCAGCCCGCACTCGATTTGACGACTGCATTGAAGCGACGATCACCGCCGTGTTGGCGATCGCCGCTCCGCTCATTCCTCAATAG
- a CDS encoding oligosaccharide flippase family protein yields MPLRLIQKAEHRIGPHFAQLARGLGSYGTAEFATRIVRLLTTVVIARSLAPAIVGEAALALTVFELVRVLERIGTGQQIVQAKADELAATCNSVQRFYAGWTGALMVVQLLVAAMLELVFDRPTAAAMLAVLTLVYPFMAGGHVPYYLAMREGQVTRLARIGASQSIADQIITAALLLIWPSPWSIVLPKLLTAPIWLIMARRAAPWQPDRTAGQLPASRMLRYAGPIMLADGMTALRTQGDNLIVAAVLGTSALGTYYFAFNAGVGIVSSLVTAFGSVAFPMLCAATVGAARRRMLRRIALGGAVVILPIVALQALAAPLYVPLVFGSHWAFAAPLVAILCLAGVPLLVAQIAGCWLRAEGRVGTDAAGSTLTCVLALGGLWLGAQFGDLIIAAIGLIAGQIVGALWNGARILLPALDLRSFHALRSESRS; encoded by the coding sequence TTGCCATTGCGTCTGATCCAGAAAGCCGAGCACCGCATCGGGCCGCACTTTGCGCAGCTTGCGCGCGGCCTCGGCAGCTATGGCACTGCGGAATTCGCAACGCGCATCGTGCGGCTTTTGACGACCGTGGTCATCGCGCGCAGCCTCGCGCCCGCAATCGTTGGTGAAGCCGCCCTGGCGCTTACCGTGTTTGAACTGGTGCGCGTGCTTGAGCGGATCGGCACAGGCCAGCAGATCGTTCAGGCCAAGGCAGACGAACTGGCGGCGACCTGCAATTCGGTGCAGCGGTTTTACGCGGGCTGGACCGGTGCACTGATGGTCGTGCAATTGCTGGTGGCCGCGATGCTGGAGCTGGTGTTCGACCGGCCAACGGCTGCTGCCATGCTCGCCGTGCTCACGCTGGTCTATCCATTCATGGCGGGCGGCCACGTGCCATATTATCTCGCCATGCGCGAGGGGCAGGTGACCCGCCTCGCAAGGATAGGCGCGAGCCAATCGATCGCGGACCAGATCATCACTGCAGCGCTACTCCTTATCTGGCCCAGCCCCTGGTCCATTGTGCTGCCCAAGCTGCTGACGGCCCCGATCTGGCTGATCATGGCGCGCCGCGCCGCCCCTTGGCAGCCCGACCGCACTGCCGGTCAGCTCCCGGCTTCGCGGATGCTGCGCTATGCCGGACCCATCATGCTGGCCGACGGGATGACCGCACTGCGCACGCAAGGCGACAACCTGATCGTTGCAGCGGTGCTCGGCACGTCGGCACTGGGAACCTATTACTTCGCTTTCAATGCCGGCGTCGGGATCGTCAGTTCGCTGGTCACCGCGTTCGGTTCGGTTGCGTTCCCGATGCTGTGTGCGGCAACAGTCGGCGCTGCCCGCAGACGCATGTTGCGCCGCATCGCGCTTGGTGGAGCCGTGGTCATCCTGCCGATCGTCGCGCTGCAGGCACTGGCCGCGCCGCTCTACGTCCCGCTCGTGTTCGGGTCGCACTGGGCATTCGCTGCACCGCTGGTCGCCATCCTGTGCCTGGCGGGCGTGCCGCTGCTGGTAGCGCAGATTGCGGGCTGCTGGTTACGGGCCGAAGGCCGGGTTGGCACCGATGCCGCGGGCAGCACGCTCACCTGTGTGCTGGCGCTTGGCGGGCTGTGGCTCGGCGCGCAGTTTGGCGACCTGATCATCGCCGCCATTGGCCTGATCGCGGGACAGATCGTGGGAGCGCTGTGGAACGGTGCCCGCATCCTGCTCCCCGCGCTCGACTTGCGCAGTTTCCATGCCCTTCGTTCGGAGTCCCGCTCGTGA
- a CDS encoding ATP-grasp domain-containing protein has product MDILIFSIEDGRFGPARFPQMLHEAGLSVAALCPGDNILAQSCYLGGCHELPPSRNIRAIAKALALAISTEQPRIVIPGDEQAVILLQAFAQGRCATLIGPKARAIIAASLGDPSMFAASLFKSDTIALARSLGIAVPLSETVHTPAAAQRAAGNMGYPVYLKQSFSWAGQGVVRCEDAAVLRAAFKAARPRSAMLRHLARKALGRDWYPAVTAMDVQSGIAGTPAMFSVLAWKGRLIGGLCGVRLATVHASGPSTSVHLRHDQTMADAAGKLVAALGLTGFLSFDFMIPHDGGKPLLIECNPRPVPVHHLGRRIGVDMAEAFARFVRGGTLDGEPLFPDRDLDVVLFPHALNHALHIEGCLIDIPDEDPGLIRHVTGRTVTREIHSPTRLAA; this is encoded by the coding sequence ATGGATATTCTGATTTTCTCGATCGAAGATGGCCGCTTCGGTCCTGCCCGCTTTCCGCAGATGCTGCACGAGGCTGGACTGTCGGTGGCGGCGCTTTGCCCCGGCGACAACATCCTTGCGCAAAGCTGCTATCTCGGCGGCTGTCACGAGCTGCCGCCGTCGCGCAATATCCGCGCTATCGCCAAGGCACTGGCCTTGGCCATCAGCACGGAGCAGCCCAGAATCGTCATCCCCGGCGACGAGCAGGCCGTCATCCTGCTGCAAGCCTTTGCCCAGGGGCGCTGCGCAACCTTGATCGGTCCGAAGGCGCGGGCAATCATCGCTGCATCGCTTGGTGATCCGAGCATGTTTGCAGCCAGCCTCTTCAAGTCCGACACGATTGCTCTTGCGCGGAGCCTTGGCATAGCGGTTCCGCTGAGCGAGACTGTGCACACTCCCGCCGCGGCGCAGCGTGCAGCCGGGAACATGGGTTATCCGGTCTATCTCAAACAGTCGTTCAGCTGGGCCGGTCAAGGCGTCGTCCGGTGCGAGGACGCCGCAGTCCTGCGCGCCGCTTTCAAGGCTGCGCGCCCGCGCAGTGCCATGTTGCGACACCTTGCCCGCAAAGCTCTCGGCCGCGATTGGTATCCGGCGGTCACCGCCATGGACGTCCAGTCGGGCATCGCCGGCACGCCCGCAATGTTCAGCGTGCTGGCCTGGAAGGGCCGTTTGATCGGAGGCCTGTGCGGCGTGCGGCTGGCCACAGTCCACGCTTCCGGGCCCAGCACATCGGTCCATCTCCGCCACGATCAGACCATGGCCGATGCGGCAGGCAAACTGGTTGCCGCCCTCGGGCTGACCGGGTTTCTCTCGTTCGATTTCATGATCCCGCACGATGGCGGCAAGCCCCTCCTGATCGAATGCAATCCGCGCCCGGTCCCGGTTCATCATCTGGGGCGCAGGATCGGCGTGGATATGGCGGAAGCGTTTGCGCGCTTTGTGCGAGGCGGGACGCTGGACGGAGAACCGCTGTTTCCTGACCGCGACCTGGACGTCGTCCTGTTTCCCCACGCTCTCAATCACGCGCTGCATATCGAGGGCTGCCTGATCGACATCCCCGACGAAGACCCCGGTCTGATCCGGCATGTTACCGGGCGGACCGTGACAAGGGAGATCCATTCACCAACACGCCTTGCGGCGTGA
- a CDS encoding glycosyltransferase has protein sequence MTVSTVLPAANPGDIVDRIPDISVVVPVYNAAKTIAATIGSVIDQTFAGFEIVAVDDGSTDASLAVLLDLAAQDSRIRVISQRNGGVSSARNLGADMAKAPLVAFLDSDDLWARDKLACHIELHRDEPDLAASYARIAFIAQDAATLDGARTVSTLCGHAPLLADVLGENPVCTASNLVVRRDWLVRLTGFDARLKFAEDQEFVARLVSRGGKVGGIDEVLTGYRFSPDGLSMDHEQMHAGWRVLVDRFIDDAAVRVSLEALYCRYLARRMLRSGGSPLRALHFVMRGLRLDARSFMTEWRRGLATVLAACLAPVIPSAMRRHLFA, from the coding sequence GTGACCGTCTCAACAGTTCTGCCCGCAGCCAATCCGGGCGATATCGTCGATCGCATCCCGGACATTTCGGTGGTGGTGCCCGTCTACAATGCAGCCAAGACTATTGCTGCCACCATCGGCTCGGTCATCGACCAGACGTTTGCCGGATTCGAGATCGTCGCGGTGGATGACGGCTCAACGGATGCAAGCCTGGCAGTCCTGCTCGATCTTGCCGCGCAGGATTCCCGCATACGAGTGATTTCGCAACGCAATGGCGGCGTTTCTTCGGCACGCAATCTTGGTGCCGACATGGCGAAAGCGCCCCTCGTCGCGTTCCTCGATTCAGACGATCTGTGGGCGCGGGACAAGCTTGCCTGCCATATCGAGCTGCACCGTGATGAGCCTGACCTTGCTGCAAGCTACGCCAGAATTGCGTTCATTGCGCAGGACGCGGCGACGCTGGATGGGGCTCGGACGGTGTCGACGCTCTGCGGCCACGCTCCCTTGCTGGCCGATGTGCTGGGCGAAAATCCGGTATGCACCGCTTCAAATCTGGTCGTGCGTCGTGACTGGCTTGTTCGCCTGACCGGCTTCGATGCGCGCCTCAAATTTGCCGAGGATCAGGAATTCGTCGCCCGGCTCGTGTCCCGCGGCGGCAAGGTCGGCGGAATTGACGAAGTGCTGACCGGTTATCGCTTCAGCCCTGACGGACTTTCGATGGATCATGAGCAGATGCACGCCGGATGGCGCGTGCTGGTCGATCGTTTCATCGACGATGCCGCAGTCCGCGTCTCGCTCGAAGCGCTCTATTGTCGCTACCTCGCCCGGCGCATGTTGCGGTCAGGGGGAAGCCCACTACGGGCGCTTCACTTTGTCATGCGCGGCCTTCGTCTCGATGCGCGCAGCTTCATGACCGAGTGGCGCCGGGGCCTTGCCACCGTGCTGGCAGCCTGCCTCGCGCCTGTCATCCCGTCAGCCATGCGCCGCCATCTCTTCGCGTGA
- a CDS encoding polysaccharide biosynthesis/export family protein produces the protein MSFLFRPLLTCTAGSARTFALLSLALTSGCATMPQPRNLAGAQYQPAQRVAASAATDRCLTPALPAALGALVPEPAEALAAFPDILGPGDRLRVDVSGDKDVLSHDYVIAANGSLTINGIGAIPAAGRSSAAVALEVRDRLVAAGLIRDIANNLRLVSTERAGVAVSVEGAVFEPGVIVAGDRPNESRATTVANPALGDFNNGRSLATAIRAAGGLRPDAALDAVYLVRGERYARIDLRPVLGGVEGSDGSGGLPVDPQLARGDRIIVPSAGCFQTRLVRPSPVTAPGIRVYMSNLSRPAASNAASAIGRDATSLPYGTRFLQGLIAANCIGGSAMNAGRSAVLISHNPLNGHSVVISRKVEALVRDADRDAVDPYLMPGDAIACYDSTAMTVVDAVGVVGSLLGPAVLVKSLNR, from the coding sequence ATGTCCTTCCTGTTTCGCCCACTCCTCACCTGCACCGCCGGATCGGCGCGGACTTTCGCGCTGCTGAGCCTGGCTCTCACCAGCGGCTGTGCCACGATGCCGCAGCCCCGCAATCTCGCCGGAGCGCAGTATCAGCCCGCACAGCGCGTGGCAGCGTCCGCCGCCACCGATCGCTGCCTGACCCCGGCCCTGCCTGCCGCGCTGGGCGCGCTCGTGCCCGAGCCGGCCGAGGCGCTGGCCGCCTTTCCTGATATCCTCGGGCCGGGTGACCGGCTGCGCGTTGATGTGAGCGGCGACAAGGACGTGCTCTCGCACGATTATGTTATCGCAGCGAACGGCAGCCTGACGATCAACGGGATCGGGGCGATCCCCGCCGCCGGGCGCAGCAGCGCGGCAGTGGCGCTGGAGGTGCGCGACAGGCTCGTTGCCGCTGGCCTGATCCGCGACATTGCCAACAACCTCCGCCTTGTCTCCACCGAGCGCGCGGGCGTTGCGGTCTCGGTCGAGGGTGCGGTGTTCGAGCCGGGCGTCATCGTCGCCGGGGACCGGCCGAATGAATCGCGCGCCACCACGGTGGCTAATCCTGCGCTGGGCGATTTCAACAATGGTCGCTCGCTGGCGACTGCCATCCGGGCAGCCGGTGGATTGCGGCCGGATGCCGCGCTCGATGCGGTCTATCTTGTACGCGGCGAGCGTTATGCCCGGATCGACCTGCGCCCTGTGCTGGGCGGGGTGGAAGGCAGCGATGGCAGCGGCGGGCTGCCGGTCGATCCGCAGCTCGCGCGCGGTGACCGCATCATCGTGCCTTCCGCAGGTTGCTTTCAGACACGGCTGGTCCGGCCCAGCCCGGTTACTGCGCCGGGCATCCGGGTCTACATGTCCAATCTTTCGCGCCCCGCGGCCAGCAATGCCGCATCGGCCATTGGCCGTGATGCGACCAGCCTTCCTTATGGCACGCGCTTCCTCCAGGGTCTGATTGCGGCAAACTGCATCGGTGGTTCGGCGATGAATGCGGGGCGCAGCGCGGTGCTGATCTCGCACAATCCCCTGAACGGTCATTCCGTGGTGATTTCCCGGAAAGTGGAAGCGCTGGTTCGCGATGCCGATCGCGACGCGGTCGATCCCTATCTGATGCCTGGCGATGCCATTGCCTGCTACGACAGCACGGCGATGACCGTTGTCGATGCGGTGGGCGTCGTCGGCAGCCTGCTCGGGCCGGCCGTGCTGGTAAAGAGCCTGAACCGATGA
- a CDS encoding ATP-binding protein: MPGTPLTRYTVPTSIAHSIEPADSAAQIALLERRLARAEAARAAAEHLLEQKSRVLAAANTELTARKESLSTSLERRTRQLLDAQRVAGFGTMLWDIPSRQLELSPQVQVMIGLEPGSPVRTYRSLVRCLLREDRRRMLEWMHRDLLAGLKGERCNRCSESADADGSGRCEEALREYRIEVRCHSADGDDGVRSLCVMAQFQVNSQCRPVMIFVTVQDITRQVRADNEAATLRARELQRLQDLEKLNEELLVAREQADLANDAKSRFLAMMSHDIRTPLNGVIGMLGLFDESTLTAEQKRTLMLVRSSGDQLRVLLNDIIDLARAEAGKLALNPGPTNLIDVLTDGADFWRHLAIEKSLSLDIVLAPDTPTWVEADSVRLRQLIDNMLSNAIKYTSEGGVMLKTRRLANGWLRTEVIDTGIGIPAHRRTELFTDFSQLNLLGSEPGGAGLGLAICQRIIEVMGGKLGVDDAARGSCFWFELPVAEIPVPKRVANPVVRSLTGPGDRAPHVLVAEDLATNRIVVEGCLRKLGCDVTVVEDGQQALAAVESGVAFDLVLMDMAMPVMDGPEATRRIRALQGPLADLPIIALTAFTRPEELEPMMAAGATDSVAKPIVLDDLYRAMSRVLAFPLTSANGR; this comes from the coding sequence ATGCCCGGAACGCCCCTGACACGCTATACGGTGCCGACCTCGATCGCGCACTCGATCGAGCCTGCCGACAGCGCGGCGCAGATCGCATTGCTTGAACGGCGGCTGGCGCGGGCAGAGGCAGCGCGGGCGGCGGCAGAACATCTGCTCGAGCAGAAAAGCCGGGTTCTTGCGGCTGCCAACACCGAATTGACCGCACGCAAGGAAAGTCTGAGCACCAGCCTTGAGCGCCGCACGCGGCAATTGCTCGATGCCCAGCGCGTTGCCGGGTTCGGCACAATGTTGTGGGATATCCCCAGCCGGCAGCTCGAACTCTCTCCGCAAGTGCAGGTGATGATCGGGCTTGAACCGGGATCGCCCGTCCGGACCTATCGCTCGCTGGTGCGGTGCCTGCTGCGCGAGGACCGCCGACGCATGCTCGAGTGGATGCACCGCGACCTGCTCGCGGGCCTGAAAGGCGAGCGCTGCAACCGGTGCAGCGAAAGCGCCGACGCGGACGGGTCCGGTCGTTGCGAGGAAGCCTTGCGCGAATATCGCATCGAGGTCCGTTGTCACAGTGCGGACGGCGATGACGGGGTGCGATCGCTCTGCGTCATGGCGCAGTTCCAGGTCAACAGCCAATGCCGGCCGGTGATGATCTTCGTGACCGTGCAGGACATCACGCGACAGGTTCGTGCCGACAACGAGGCCGCGACCTTGCGCGCCCGTGAGTTGCAGCGCCTGCAGGATCTCGAAAAGTTGAACGAGGAATTGCTGGTCGCGCGCGAGCAGGCCGACCTCGCCAATGACGCCAAGTCCCGCTTTCTTGCGATGATGAGCCATGACATCCGCACGCCGCTGAACGGTGTGATCGGCATGCTGGGCCTGTTCGACGAAAGCACGCTGACTGCCGAGCAGAAGCGAACGCTGATGCTGGTGCGTTCGAGTGGCGACCAGCTGCGCGTGCTGCTAAACGACATCATCGACCTCGCCCGTGCCGAGGCAGGCAAGCTGGCGCTCAATCCCGGGCCGACAAACCTGATCGACGTGTTGACGGACGGGGCAGATTTCTGGCGTCATCTTGCGATAGAAAAGAGCCTCTCGCTCGATATCGTGCTTGCGCCCGATACGCCCACCTGGGTCGAGGCCGACAGCGTGCGGCTGCGCCAGCTCATCGACAATATGCTCAGCAACGCGATCAAATACACCAGCGAAGGCGGGGTGATGCTGAAAACCCGCCGTCTGGCCAACGGCTGGCTTCGTACTGAAGTCATCGATACCGGAATCGGCATTCCCGCCCATCGCCGAACCGAGCTGTTTACCGACTTCAGCCAGCTCAACCTGCTGGGCAGCGAGCCGGGTGGCGCGGGGCTGGGTCTGGCGATCTGTCAGCGCATCATCGAGGTGATGGGCGGCAAGCTGGGCGTGGATGACGCCGCGCGAGGCAGCTGTTTCTGGTTCGAACTGCCTGTCGCCGAGATACCCGTGCCCAAACGGGTCGCAAACCCGGTTGTCCGATCCCTGACGGGACCGGGCGACCGGGCACCGCACGTGCTCGTGGCCGAGGATCTGGCGACAAACCGCATTGTCGTGGAAGGCTGCCTGCGCAAGCTCGGCTGCGATGTCACGGTCGTGGAGGACGGACAGCAGGCGCTCGCGGCCGTTGAATCCGGCGTAGCCTTCGACCTGGTGCTGATGGACATGGCCATGCCGGTCATGGATGGGCCCGAAGCCACGCGCCGTATCAGAGCGTTGCAGGGCCCGCTGGCCGATCTTCCGATCATTGCGCTCACCGCCTTCACGCGGCCCGAGGAACTGGAGCCGATGATGGCAGCCGGGGCCACGGACAGCGTGGCCAAGCCCATCGTGCTCGACGATCTCTATCGCGCCATGAGCAGGGTACTGGCCTTTCCGCTGACCAGCGCTAACGGTCGATAG
- a CDS encoding heme NO-binding domain-containing protein: MKGVIIAELVRWIEQAFSPAVADAVITRSNVPGDGVYTTVGNYSHTEALAMMGALSEISGEPVPVLADSYGFWLASRFMELYPDMFEGYTDAVTFLRDVDGQHHREVTKLYPDARTPSIVVDIDGEELTVSYGSHRPLADVAHGLVRGYIAYYGDDLEVIRDPGSPGPHAARFLVRAPSRGPAS, from the coding sequence ATGAAGGGTGTCATTATTGCCGAGCTAGTCCGCTGGATCGAGCAGGCGTTCTCGCCCGCCGTTGCCGACGCGGTCATAACCCGGTCAAACGTTCCGGGTGACGGCGTTTATACGACAGTCGGCAACTATTCCCATACCGAAGCGCTGGCGATGATGGGGGCCTTGTCCGAAATCTCGGGAGAGCCGGTTCCCGTGCTTGCCGACAGCTATGGCTTCTGGCTCGCAAGCCGGTTCATGGAACTCTACCCCGACATGTTCGAGGGCTATACCGATGCCGTTACATTCCTGCGCGATGTCGATGGGCAGCATCACCGCGAAGTTACCAAGCTTTATCCAGATGCGCGCACCCCCAGCATCGTTGTCGATATCGACGGGGAGGAGCTGACCGTCAGCTACGGGTCGCATCGTCCTCTCGCCGACGTCGCCCATGGTCTGGTGCGCGGCTACATCGCCTACTACGGCGATGACCTCGAAGTCATTCGTGATCCGGGTTCGCCCGGACCACACGCGGCCCGCTTCCTTGTGCGCGCGCCTTCGCGCGGGCCCGCTTCGTAA